CAACCAGTATTTCACCTACGAGTTCAGTCAGACCACCGGCGACTACCGGGTCGCCAGCACGGACTACGAGGACGTGAAAAAGAAGTTGATGCTCCAGTTCACCAACTTCAACAAGCCGACTATCGGGGTGTACGACGGCAACTACGACAACCGCAACGAGTTGCTACTGGGCCACCACTACAACGGCGTGATGCTCGACATCGAGCAGGCCAAGCGGACCCTCGAACGCGCGTTCGACCTCTGGGGTCGCCCAGTGAACCTCAAGACCATCGTCAAGGAGGTGGACGACCGCGACGCCGAAATCGCACGGCGACGCGACAGAGAGCCGGAACCGGAGGAGGTCGGCAAACTCCTGCGCTACGACGGCGACCAGTTCACGATGGAGGACCTGCCGTGGAGCGAAGTCGAGGACATCGCGGCGACGGAAGTGGACTACGACACCAAACCCGAGGAATGGTTGGCGTAGCGAGGACGGCCCATCGTCGCCTCAAACGCCGGGCGTCCGCGGGGACCGCGCTCAGAGCGGGACGTAGGGTCGTCCGCTGGACGTACTCGGCGGGTCGAGCGGAATCGTGATTTTCGTCGCTCGCGTCAGTATCGTGACCGATGCGTCCTCGCTGAGGGGAAGGCCGTGTCGAGACCCTTCGATTGCGTCCACATCGACAGTGAGTTTGGCCTGCTCGGTGCCCTGAAGCACGTCGTCGCCGTTTCCACGGACCGTCTCGACGGCGAACGCGCTCTCGTTGGCCGTCCCGTCACCGGCGTAGGACAGATACGCTACCCGTTCGTCGCTCCGATAGACGAGCGTCGCGTCCGTCAGGTCTATCGCGCCCGACCCCGAACTCGGCGCGACCGTCAGGTTCGCCGTCCAGAGTTTCGACGCGCCCAAGAAGTCCGCGGTGCCGGTTTCCCCGCCGAACGAGGATGCACCGAAGAAGACTTGATCGTCGGGGGAGACGATTTCGTCCGACGGGTAACTCAGTTCCACGTCTTCGTCTGCGGTCGTCTCGATAGTCACGGGCGGTGTGACCGTCGCAACCACTTCGTCGTTGGTCAGGTCCTCGAACCGAATCTGGTCTCCGTTCACTCTCGAAATTCGGTACGTCGCGGAAGCGGGAGCGGTGTACAGCGGCGAGTTGTTTCCGCCGATGACCAGCTTTTGGTCAGGCCCCGTAACCTCAAGTCGGACCTTCTCTCCCTCGGGAATCCGGAGCCGAGAGTCGTAGTCTTTGACGGGTCGGTCCTCGTACCCCTCGTCGATGACGATGTAGTTTCGATTCCCCATGCCCGGAACCCGACCCACCTTCGACGTGACTTGGAGTCGGTTCACGACGCTATCGACCGACTCCTGTCCGGTCTGTTCGGATTTCGTCTGTAAGAATCCCGCCGTGTTCACGAGGACGCCGCTGGCCATCGCCGCGACCAGTACCATCGCTATGAAGACGATGAGTGTCCCGATACCGACCTGTCCTCTGTGCCACCGACGACGCTTCCCAACCATGCTACTCCGAGCGTATACAACCCAGATAGTTTATACTACCGGTCATCGGATATGATGACCGAGACTCGACGCTCGGCGACGAACTCCCGAGCGCCCCCGACGCCTCACGAGAGCGTCGAGGGGACCTCGATTTCGTTCTTGATGACGGCGCGCCGCGAGGCGTCCAGTTGCGCGGTCACGTCGTCGGGAATCGCCGGGCCGATGTCGGTCCCGTAGGTCGCTCGGACCCCGCCTTCCAGTAGGCCGAGCGCGTTGACCGTCCCGACGCGGAACCGGAACTTCCGGTCCACGAGGCTGGCTATCGACCGGAAGACGGCCTTATCGACGTGCTTGACCATACTGGCCAAAATTACGTCGCTGTACTCGGGGACGCTGAGCGACTGGTCGTTGTCCACCCCGATGGCGAACCGCCCGGCGTCTTGGGCCGCGCGGAACACCCCGATTCCGGTCCCGCCCGCGGCGTGGTAGACGATATCGACGCCGTCGGCATACATCTCGCCAGCCAGTCGCTCGCCCGCGTCAGGGTCCGCGAACGAGTCGGCGTAGGCCGACCTGACCTCGATGGCCTCGCTGGCGCGGGCCACGCCCGCCCGGAATCCGGCCTCGAACTTCCGGATGAGGGGCACGTCTACGCCGCCGACGAACCCGACCGCGAGGTCGTCGGTCGTCGCTCCGGTCCCGGCGCTGAACTCCCGCTGGGTCACGAGTCCCGCGAGGTGGCCGACCTGAAACGACCCCTGATGCTCCTCGAAGACGTAACTGGCCACGTTCGGCAGGAGCGCCCCGCTCTCGTCCGTGGCGGTTCCGTCCACGAGCAGGAACTGCTGGTCGGGGAACGCCATCGCATTCGAGGCGATGCCGCTCGCCTGCGCGAACCCGATGCCACAGACGAGGTCGGTCTCCGGGGACTGCGCCGCCGCGAACTCCCGCTGGAGCGTCGGAATCTCCTCGGCGGAGGATGGTTCGGCGTTCTCGAAGTTGATTCCGAACCGGTCGCGGGCCTTCTTCGCTCCCGCGTGAGCCATGTCGTTGAACGAGTTGTCGCCGAGACCGCCGAGCGCGTAGACCATCCCGACGCGGGCGTCGGTGTTCTGCGGGCGCTCGGTCGTCGTTCGCCGGGTCGTCTCGGTCGCTGTGCCGGTCGTCGGGTCGGCGTCGCCCGCCGCGGAGTCCGAGTCGTCGCCGCCGAAACAGCCAGCGAGCGTCGCCGTTCCGAGCGCGCTGGCCGCGCCGCCGAGGAGTCGCCGCCGCGAGACCGACGACGGTCGGGTCCCGTCACCGCTCATTCCGGACTCACCCGCCCGTCGGTCGTCTCGGTGTCGCCCGCGAACTCGAAGTCGTTTCGCTCGTCGTCGCCGAACTCGAACTGTTCGAGCAGGTCGCTCAGACTCTCGGCGCGGTCCGCGAGGTCCTCGACGCTCCCCGAAACCTCGTTCAGCGAGGCGGTCTGTTGCTGGGCCGCCGCCGAGACGGTCTCGGCCTGCGCCGTCGTCTCCTCGCTCACGCTCGACACGTCTTCGACGGTCGTGACGACCTCTTGGACCGACTCGGCCTGACGCTCGGTCGCTCGGCTAATCTCGTGGATGCTCTCGTTGGTCTCGGACACGTCCTCGACGAGACCTTCGAGCGCGTCGAGGGCCGCCTCGACGGTCTCGGTCCCGTGGGAGACGCTGGTCCGGGTCTCGTCCATCTCCTCGACGGTGGTCTCGGTCCGGTCGCGGACCCGGTCGATGGAGTTCCGAATCTCGTCGGTCGCCTCTTGGGTCTGCTCGGCGAGGTTCTTGACCTCCTCGGCGACGACCGCGAATCCCTGCCCGGCCTCGCCCGCGCGGGCCGCCTCGATGGAGGCGTTGAGCGCGAGGACGTGGGTCTGCTCGGCGATGTCGGTCACGAAGCCGACGACTTCCTCGATGTCCGTCACCTCCTCGTGGAGGCGCTCAACCGATTCGGCCGTCCGCTCGGTCCGGGACTCGATGTCGGCGAGTTCGTCTATCGCATCCTCGGCGGCCTGCTGGCCCTCTTGGCCCTCCTCGGTGGCTTTCTCGACGCGCTGGGCGACCGTTTCCGTCGAGGAAGCGACCTCCTCGACGGTTGCCGAGAGGTCGCTCATCTCCTCGCTGGCCCGCTGGAGGTCGCGGTTCTGCTCGACCGCGCCGTCAGAAATCTCTTGGACGGACTCGCTGACTTCCTGACTGGCGCGCTCGACTTCTGTGAGGCTGTCGGTCGCCTGTCCGCTCTCGCCCGCGACCGCCCGACTGAACGACCGGACCTCCAGCATCGTATCGGTCAGGTCGTCCATCATGCGGTTGTACGCCGCGGCGATGCGCGCCATCGCCTCGCTCTCGGCGTCGGTGTCCATCCGCCGCGAGAGATCGCCGTCGGCGGCGTCCTGCATGACTTCGCCGTAGCTGTCGGCCCGCCGTTCGAGGTGAGAGTTGATCGTTTCGGCGCGTTCCTTGGCCTCTTGGGCCTCCGTCCGCTCGCGTTCGGCGACCGACTGGGCCTCTCGGGCCTCTTCGCGCGCGGACTCGGCCGCCCGAATCTTCTCGGCCAGCGAGTCGCGCATGCTGGCGAACGCCTCGTAGAGTTGGCCGAGTTCGTCGATGCGGCCGCTCCGGAGTTCGGTGTCAAGGTCGCCGCCCTCTATCTCCTCGGCCTTCGAGGTGAGTTCCTTGAGCGTCGCGGTGGTCCGGCGCTCGAAGACGACCGAGACCAACCCGAGCGCGAGGAGCGCGGCCAGAATCGTCGTCAACAGACTCGTTCCGACTCGGTCGCGCATCGCAAACGCGCTCGATTTCGGCGCGTAGGAGACGACGACCCAGTTCGCACCCGAGACCGACTTGTGGTTCGCCACGAACTCCGGAGTGGTCACGAGTCCGTCCTCGGCGCTCTCGGACCCGACGACGGCGTCACCGGAGAGCGCGCCCGTCAACTGGGCGTCGCTCGTGCCGAACACCTCCTCGCCGTCGAGGTTGTAGACGACCGTCTCGCCGTCCTTGACCGGCTGGTGAAGCCCGTTGACCTGCGCGGAGATATTCGCTGTCAGGACGACCGCGCGCTCGGCCTTGTCCGGGACGGGACTGACGAACGCGACCACGCGGCCCTCGTTTCCCGCCGCGTCGTAGGGCCGGTTCGAGACGAACACGTCGCTCGGTCGCCGGAGGTCCGCCGAGCGGTCCTCGTTCGCCCACGGCACGCCGCTCTCCCGGAGGTTCGTGCCCGCGGCGTCCTCGTTCGAACTGACCTCGACGCTCCACGAAGTGGTGTTGACGAAGTGGACTGCTCGAACGTCGTCAGGGAGCGTTGACTCTTGGGCGTCGAGGTAGTAGCCCACCCCGCGCTGGTTGTAGGTACGGAACGCTTGGGCCTGCGAAAGCGTCCGGGTGAGCGTCCGCTTGCTCCGGACCCACTCGCCGAGACCGTTCGCTTGCAGGTCGGCCGTCGAACTGACGCGGTTTTTCACGTCGTTCTCCAGCGCATCCTGCGTGGAGACGTAGCTGTACGCGCCGACGCTACTCGTCACGAGCATCACGATGAGAACGACGCCGAAGAACTTCGCGGCGAACGTCCGCCTGAGGACGTTCGGTATCGCGCCCGTCGGGAGACGATTCCCCAACCGCGAGAGGAGTCCCCTCGGCGGGTCCGCTGACGAGCCAGACGATTCTCTAGACATATTCCTCAGAGAACCCGTGCCTACCTTAATAACTCCGCCCAAAATCATATTTGATACTCGAATATATATCTCTCAATCCCAATAGGGTAAAAATATAAATTCGGGAGAGTTTCGATTACGCTTTTCTCAGAGAAACGGGCGGTCGGACCGACTCTGTCCGACGGTTCCGCTCACGACCGCGTTTCAGGTCGGGACGTAAAATTCCCGAGCAGGCGGTCGCCGAACGCCATTACGAGGAGCGCGCCGACCACGTTGAAGACGAGGTCAAGCACCGTTTCCGCGGTGCTGTAGTGGACGAGAATCGGTTCGACGCCGAGGCGACGACTGACCATGTGGATGGCGTACTCCAGCAGTTCCCAGACGAGACCGGCGAGGACGATGGCCGCGAGGACGCGCGGTTCGGGGTCGCGGTCGCGGCGGCGCGCGGCGGCGTGGACGACGCCGCCCAGAAGCGTCGCCGAGAGCGTGTGCGTGAGATGGTCCCACCACCACGTCTCGTCGTACGGCCCGAGCATCCCGACGGCGTGGGCAAGCATGGCGACCCCGGCGTAAACGCGTTGCCACGGGCGAAAATCCACGTCCCATCCGCGCTCGATGGCGTTCGGGAGGTACGTCGCCGCGAACGCGAAGACCGCGTTGACGACCGCTCCCGGATTCCGCTGGCGGACCCCCTCGCCGAAGACGGCGACGATGCCGTACCTGATGGCGCGCTCGACCACCCGACAGACCGCGGTCCGCGTTCTGTGACGCATGCGTGTTCCCGCACGTACGGACCGAAGGCACGAAATACTGTTCGTCGGCGCGGTCGCACCCAACGTCCGCAAAATGCGCGCTCTACCTCACCACGCGTACTCCTCGCGCGGGTCCACGTCGTCGCGTTCGCTGTCGTAGATGCGCTCGCCCTCCACGAACACCTGTCGGGCGTCCGAATCGAGGTCGAACATCGGGCCGTCCCAGACCACGAGGTCGGCGTCGGTGCCCGCTCGGAGCGTTCCCACGCGGTCCTCGATGCCCAGAATCTCCGCCGGATTCCGCGTGACGGTCCGGAGCGCAACGTCTTCGGGCAGGCCCTCGCGCACCGCGAGACCGACGCACACGTCCAGATGCTCCTGCGGGAGAATCGGCGCGTCGGTCTGGATGGCGACTTTCACGCCCGCCTCGTGGAGGATGCCCGGCGTCTCGAAGGTGATGTTCCGGAGTTCGTACTTGCTGGCCGACGAGATGGTCGGTCCGACCACCGCCGGAACGTCGCGCTCGACGAACTCCTCGGCGAGGACGTGGCCCTCCGTCGCGTGCTCGATGGACAGTTTCTCGATGCCGAACTCGTCGGCGATTCGGAACACCGTGGCGATGTCGTCGGCGCGGTGGGCGTGGACGCGCAGGGGGAGTTCGCCCTCCACGACGCGGCCCAGATTCTCCATCCCGAGGTCGCGCTCGAACTGCTGGTCGTTCTCGCGGGCGAGTTCGCGGTTCTCCAGATAGTCTTCGGCCTCCATCAGCGCCTGTCGGAGCGTCGCCGCGACGCCGGGCCGCGTGGAGGGCTGGCGGTCCTTCTCGTCGCCGTGGAACCGCTTGGGGTTCTCGCCGAAAGCGGCCTTCATTCCGTCCTCGCGGATGAACATCCGGTCGGCCACGTCGCCGTAGGTCTTCATCGAGCAGATGATGCCGCCGACGACGTTCGCGCTCCCCATCCGGGCCGAGACTGTGGTCACGCCGCCCTGAAAGGCGTGTTTCAGTTCGTCGTCGCGCGGGTGGAAGCCGTCGAGCGCGTTGACGTGGGGCGTCACGGGGTCCGAAACCTCGTTGAAGTCGCCGTCCTCAGGTTCGCCCCACTCGGCCATCCCGGCGTGGCTGTGGGCGTCCACCAGCCCCGGCGTGACGTGTTGGCCCGCCGCGTCGAACACCTCGGCGTCGTCCGGGAGTTCGACCTCCTCGTCCGGGCCGACCGCCGCGATTTCGCCGTCTTCGAGGAGTACCGTGCCGCCGTCGATAGTGCCGCGCTCGGACACCGTGTGAATCGTACCATTGACGATTGCTCGCATATCACGAAAGTTCGAAAGCGGGCGTATGAGTATTTCGGTTCGAAAGGCTTTGAGTTCGGTCCCGACCGGCCGGACGACGACGAGGGTGGCGTTCCGCGCCGGTCGGATTCGACCGTCACCGCCGACCTCTGGGCTTACTATACTAACTCACGCTCGGACATGACGACTATCCGGATTGAGTTCAAAGCGCGATATTCGGCCTCGATTCGGCCGATTCGGGGTTTCGGGCCGCGGGAAGAGTTGTAGTTATTCCAACATGCCGCGATAATCCACGCCCTGCCGTCACGGAATCGGAAGGTCAACCATTTAATACCCAGCGGGAAACCGTAACCGTATGAAGCGAGTGGACGTTGCTATCGTCGGCGGCGGTCCCGCCGGGACCTCCGCCGCGCGTGCGGCCGCCGAGCAGGGTGCCGACGCGCTCCTCGTCGAGAAGGGCGTACCGCGCGCCGACCGCGAGGAGTTGGGACCGGACTCGACCGACGCCGCCGGAATGCTCGACTACTGGGTGGACATTCTGGATATTCCGTTCGAGGAGATACCCGACCACGTCATCCTCCGTGAGTTGGACCGGACCGAGTTCTTCGGGCCGAACGAGGCCTGCGTCATGGAGAGCACGGGCATCGAGTCGTCGTACGACGGGTTCGGGTTCACCTTCAACCGCGCGCGGATGGACGACTGGTTCCGCGAGCGGGCCGAACGAGCGGGCGCACAGTTCCGCGTCGGCGTCGGCGTGACCGACGTGACGACCGACCTAACCGGCGACCCGACTCACACCGTGCAACTCTCGGACGGCGAGGAAATCGAGACCGACTATCTCGTGCTGGCCGACGGTCCCCAGCGACAGGTCACGATGCGGGCGCTCGACCGGTTCTCGCCCGCTGACCGACCCATCTCGGACGTGCTGGCTCCCAACGAGGCCAACCACATCGCGTATCAGGAGTATCGTGAGTTCCCCGAGGAACTGTTCGAACCGAGTTCGCTCAAGTTCTGGTGGGGCATCATGCCCGGCGAGACCGCCTATCCGTGGATTTTCCCGAACGACGGCACGGTCGCGCGCGTCGGCCTGACGATGCCCATCGGGATGAACCTCGACGACGTGGACAACCCCGAGCAGTATGACCTGCTCCGCGAGGACGACGAGACCATCCCGCGGCCCGCCGAGTACATCGAGCGCCTGCTGGAGCGCCAGTTCGGCGACGAGTACGACCTCGCGGACTTCCCGCTGGTGACCGACCGCGGCAAGAGCAAGGGGACCGAGACCTACCCCATCTCCTCGACGCGACCCATCGAGTCGCCGACCGCGGCGAACATTGCCGTCGCGGGCGGCGCGATGGGCACCACCTCGGCGTTCCACGAGGGCGGCTATCACGTCGCGGCCCGAACCGGGCAAATCGCCGGAGAACTCGCCGGAAAAGGCCGACTGGGGAGCTACAACGACCGCTGGAAGGACGCCATTGGCGAGGAGATAACCCGGAACGTCACCTTCGCGGACATCGTGGCCGACTACGGTCCCGACGACTGGAACAGCGTGCTCTCGGCGGCGAGTGACGTTCTGGCCGACGAAGGCGAGGGCGGCCTGTTGAAGTACAAACTCTCGACGGGATTCACGGGCGCGAAAATCGTCACGAAGTACAAGACGACCAAGCGCAAGTTCCGAAACGGCAAGTACGTCCAGTTCCGCGAGGACGAGTACACCGTCTAAGACGGCGTCTCAGCTGCTTTCGCTCCCGTCGGTACGGAACACCAGACAGTAGCTGTGGTCGTAGCCGTAGCCGTAGGTTCCGCCGTCTCGCTCGTCCAGTTCGTCTCCGTTCCATCCGACGACGACCTCCCCCTCGAAGCAAAACGACTCCGAGACGGCGTCGGCCACATCCCACGCCAGCGTCGTCACCGCGCCCTCGTACTTCATGTTCGACACGTCCACGAGGACGTGCGCGTTCGGGGCCGCAAGGCCGCGCAGTCGAGCGAACAGGTCGGTCACGTCTGCGAGATACGTCTGGTAGTCACTCTTGCTGTCCTCGGCGTAGTTGCGGAAGGGGTTGACACCCATCGTCCGCTCCATGTACGGCGGAGAAGTGAGACAGCAGTCGAACGCCGGGAAGTCGTCGGGGTCGAGTTCGAGCGCGTTTCCCCGGACGACGTTCTCGCCGCGGTCAAGTCGCTCGCGGACGAATTCGGCTCGGTCGGCC
This genomic stretch from Halorussus pelagicus harbors:
- a CDS encoding archaellin/type IV pilin N-terminal domain-containing protein, with the protein product MVGKRRRWHRGQVGIGTLIVFIAMVLVAAMASGVLVNTAGFLQTKSEQTGQESVDSVVNRLQVTSKVGRVPGMGNRNYIVIDEGYEDRPVKDYDSRLRIPEGEKVRLEVTGPDQKLVIGGNNSPLYTAPASATYRISRVNGDQIRFEDLTNDEVVATVTPPVTIETTADEDVELSYPSDEIVSPDDQVFFGASSFGGETGTADFLGASKLWTANLTVAPSSGSGAIDLTDATLVYRSDERVAYLSYAGDGTANESAFAVETVRGNGDDVLQGTEQAKLTVDVDAIEGSRHGLPLSEDASVTILTRATKITIPLDPPSTSSGRPYVPL
- a CDS encoding BMP family lipoprotein → MSGDGTRPSSVSRRRLLGGAASALGTATLAGCFGGDDSDSAAGDADPTTGTATETTRRTTTERPQNTDARVGMVYALGGLGDNSFNDMAHAGAKKARDRFGINFENAEPSSAEEIPTLQREFAAAQSPETDLVCGIGFAQASGIASNAMAFPDQQFLLVDGTATDESGALLPNVASYVFEEHQGSFQVGHLAGLVTQREFSAGTGATTDDLAVGFVGGVDVPLIRKFEAGFRAGVARASEAIEVRSAYADSFADPDAGERLAGEMYADGVDIVYHAAGGTGIGVFRAAQDAGRFAIGVDNDQSLSVPEYSDVILASMVKHVDKAVFRSIASLVDRKFRFRVGTVNALGLLEGGVRATYGTDIGPAIPDDVTAQLDASRRAVIKNEIEVPSTLS
- a CDS encoding methyl-accepting chemotaxis protein: MSRESSGSSADPPRGLLSRLGNRLPTGAIPNVLRRTFAAKFFGVVLIVMLVTSSVGAYSYVSTQDALENDVKNRVSSTADLQANGLGEWVRSKRTLTRTLSQAQAFRTYNQRGVGYYLDAQESTLPDDVRAVHFVNTTSWSVEVSSNEDAAGTNLRESGVPWANEDRSADLRRPSDVFVSNRPYDAAGNEGRVVAFVSPVPDKAERAVVLTANISAQVNGLHQPVKDGETVVYNLDGEEVFGTSDAQLTGALSGDAVVGSESAEDGLVTTPEFVANHKSVSGANWVVVSYAPKSSAFAMRDRVGTSLLTTILAALLALGLVSVVFERRTTATLKELTSKAEEIEGGDLDTELRSGRIDELGQLYEAFASMRDSLAEKIRAAESAREEAREAQSVAERERTEAQEAKERAETINSHLERRADSYGEVMQDAADGDLSRRMDTDAESEAMARIAAAYNRMMDDLTDTMLEVRSFSRAVAGESGQATDSLTEVERASQEVSESVQEISDGAVEQNRDLQRASEEMSDLSATVEEVASSTETVAQRVEKATEEGQEGQQAAEDAIDELADIESRTERTAESVERLHEEVTDIEEVVGFVTDIAEQTHVLALNASIEAARAGEAGQGFAVVAEEVKNLAEQTQEATDEIRNSIDRVRDRTETTVEEMDETRTSVSHGTETVEAALDALEGLVEDVSETNESIHEISRATERQAESVQEVVTTVEDVSSVSEETTAQAETVSAAAQQQTASLNEVSGSVEDLADRAESLSDLLEQFEFGDDERNDFEFAGDTETTDGRVSPE
- a CDS encoding amidohydrolase, translated to MRAIVNGTIHTVSERGTIDGGTVLLEDGEIAAVGPDEEVELPDDAEVFDAAGQHVTPGLVDAHSHAGMAEWGEPEDGDFNEVSDPVTPHVNALDGFHPRDDELKHAFQGGVTTVSARMGSANVVGGIICSMKTYGDVADRMFIREDGMKAAFGENPKRFHGDEKDRQPSTRPGVAATLRQALMEAEDYLENRELARENDQQFERDLGMENLGRVVEGELPLRVHAHRADDIATVFRIADEFGIEKLSIEHATEGHVLAEEFVERDVPAVVGPTISSASKYELRNITFETPGILHEAGVKVAIQTDAPILPQEHLDVCVGLAVREGLPEDVALRTVTRNPAEILGIEDRVGTLRAGTDADLVVWDGPMFDLDSDARQVFVEGERIYDSERDDVDPREEYAW
- a CDS encoding NAD(P)/FAD-dependent oxidoreductase, whose product is MKRVDVAIVGGGPAGTSAARAAAEQGADALLVEKGVPRADREELGPDSTDAAGMLDYWVDILDIPFEEIPDHVILRELDRTEFFGPNEACVMESTGIESSYDGFGFTFNRARMDDWFRERAERAGAQFRVGVGVTDVTTDLTGDPTHTVQLSDGEEIETDYLVLADGPQRQVTMRALDRFSPADRPISDVLAPNEANHIAYQEYREFPEELFEPSSLKFWWGIMPGETAYPWIFPNDGTVARVGLTMPIGMNLDDVDNPEQYDLLREDDETIPRPAEYIERLLERQFGDEYDLADFPLVTDRGKSKGTETYPISSTRPIESPTAANIAVAGGAMGTTSAFHEGGYHVAARTGQIAGELAGKGRLGSYNDRWKDAIGEEITRNVTFADIVADYGPDDWNSVLSAASDVLADEGEGGLLKYKLSTGFTGAKIVTKYKTTKRKFRNGKYVQFREDEYTV
- a CDS encoding DNA methyltransferase, coding for MQTFVTLPYEQETEIPPEYDDVRTPETYVRHFLREFSEAGDVVFDPFAGFGTTLTIAEELGRVPYGVEYEADRAEFVRERLDRGENVVRGNALELDPDDFPAFDCCLTSPPYMERTMGVNPFRNYAEDSKSDYQTYLADVTDLFARLRGLAAPNAHVLVDVSNMKYEGAVTTLAWDVADAVSESFCFEGEVVVGWNGDELDERDGGTYGYGYDHSYCLVFRTDGSESS